Below is a genomic region from Alphaproteobacteria bacterium.
CCTCCAGCGCCTGGCCCGCCGCAGCCACCTTGTGTTTTGGGCAAAGGCCGGGCGGCTGGCAGCTGCAAGGCGTGGCCTCCAGATCATCGGCCAACTCGTCGAGCAGCCGGCTCAGGGTAGCGATTTCATCCGTCATGGGCCGATCTTAGCCCTCATTTTTCACTTGGTCACGGCCTGCGGTGACCCCAGTCGCTGAGGCGGTCGTAGCTGCCGATCCGCCAGTCGGCGCCGATGGTGCGGCCGCCCCAGCCCAATTCGAACTGGAAGCCCGAGGGCGTGCGGCCGTAGAAAGAGGTCATGCGGTCGTTGGGGTGGCGGCCGATGCCCTGGACGATCTCGACACCCTGGTCCTGGCAGCGATCGAAGGCGCGGCCGAAGTCGTCCCAATCGGCCACTTGGAATATGATGTGGTGGGTGCGCTTGCGGCGCGCCATGCCGACCACCGAGAGCGAATGGTGGCGGGGATTGGCGTGAAAGAAGGTGACGCTGAGGGGCCCGGCCGGCGTCGTGGCCTCGATGGTGTCCGAGAGGCCGAGGCCCAGGAGATCACGGTAGAAGGCGATCGTGGGGCCATATTGCGCCGGCGCGACGTTGATCACCACGTGCCCCAGGCCCTGGTCGCCGGTGACGAAACCGCCGGGCACCAGGGGCGAGGCGAAGCTCTGGGCCGCGTTCTCCGCGCCATGGCCGATCTCCAGCGGATTGCCGGCGGGATCGCTAAGCGCCACGAAGCCGGCAACGCCGCGCCGCCGGGCTTGATCGGCGCCGCCGGCCCGCCACGCCACGCCGGCCGCGGTCAGGCGCTGCTCCAGCGCCGTCAGCGCCGCTCCGTCGCTGGCCAACCAGCCGCTATAAGCGACATCGTCGGCCGCACCCGGCTCGATGACATAGCGCCGCATCCGGGCGTCCATGCGGAAACCAAAATCATCGGCGCCCCGCGTAAGTCCCACGGTGGCAGTAAGAAAATCGCACCAAGCCTCGGGCCTGCTGGCTTCGATGCCCAGATACCCCAGTTCGACGATGCCACTTTCCATGAGAAAACCCCAAGAGCTGCCGTATTGGCCTCAAACTTAGGAGTTACGGCACCGAAAGCAAGTTGCCGGCGCCCCTCGTCAGGCTGGAACAGAGATTGATATCCTGGCTCTATATCTTTGATATTTCACAATATTTCAGGGTCGAATTCATTTTTCCGAGTTCGACCGCGATCACGGCGCCAAGTTCTGAAGCGAATACCTTAGTAAGAACAAACTGCGAACACAATTCTGCCACAATTCAAGCCTAGACAAAATCGAGGCAGCATTTGAGACCCCCGGGAGGGCTCTTGGCGATATCTGGAGCGTTTAACAATGACGGCTAACTAGTTCTTGAACCATACATTTTTGACTTGGTTTCCCATTGACTCCCATGTTTTCCCATGATACCCCATACCGTCCCATGAAGAGGCCTGAGGCGCAATCGGCAAGGGAAAGCGCGCATTTCAGGCGGTCGGGTGATGGGACCGAGGCTTGGCTTCGGAAAGGGGCTGGGGGATGGCATTGTTCTC
It encodes:
- a CDS encoding VOC family protein gives rise to the protein MESGIVELGYLGIEASRPEAWCDFLTATVGLTRGADDFGFRMDARMRRYVIEPGAADDVAYSGWLASDGAALTALEQRLTAAGVAWRAGGADQARRRGVAGFVALSDPAGNPLEIGHGAENAAQSFASPLVPGGFVTGDQGLGHVVINVAPAQYGPTIAFYRDLLGLGLSDTIEATTPAGPLSVTFFHANPRHHSLSVVGMARRKRTHHIIFQVADWDDFGRAFDRCQDQGVEIVQGIGRHPNDRMTSFYGRTPSGFQFELGWGGRTIGADWRIGSYDRLSDWGHRRP